DNA from Bos javanicus breed banteng chromosome 1, ARS-OSU_banteng_1.0, whole genome shotgun sequence:
CAACCTATCCTCAGCCAAATGCCACTCTAAAAATCTGTCTTCccatttttacttctttctcgTCAGAAGAAAATTACTGATATTCTTGCAAAATCAGAGCCAAAACCAGGGACACCTGAAGACCTACAGAAACTTATGAAGGACTATTACAGCAGCAGTCGCTCAGTGATTGAACTAGAAGAACTAACCCTACCAGGTACAGCCAGGCTTCCTGTTGTTCTTCCCTCTAATGAATGTGTTTTCCATGTACTAGTACTCCTTTCCTGAACATTATCATTTTAACTGTTGGATGATTTCTTCATTAAGATGCTAAATGGGATTTGTTCAATCTAATAGATTTGTAAGTTTTTTCACTGCAAAGGTATTGGGTGTGTTTTGGggacagagttttttttttttttttggacagatTTTTCAATGAATAAGAATCTTTAATGaggatagaagttaaataaaaataaagcacacaTTTAAAAGTATAGGTGATTAATTTACTCATCCTTTATAGACAAGAACTTTAGCTTTAATAACATTTTAGTTTTGTTGTTGCCCTCATCATGGATGTCTAGTCATTGTTGTGCTTTTAGGGTAGTATTTTAGCTTCCAACCAAGACTTTCTCAAGTAAACCATCTAAAGATATGAACAAAATTCTACGTTTTTTAGCAAGGCTGACACCTCACCACGTATGATTCTTAAGTATACTATTATATGAGATCTACTGCCTTAGAATATttataattaagttaaaaatattggaaaattcttttaaaaaccaattttaattaatttcaaaataatgacaTAATCTATTACTCTTTTCTTCTGAGACTGAAGAAAGTAGATGTCATAAAATCAAACCACAAAATGTCGGGCACCACTGCTTCAGATGATCTATGTGTAGACTACTAGGAATATCTAACACCGCTTTTGGAAAAAGTCAAAGGtggcttgatttcctttttccATTACAACTTTATACTTTCTAGAGACTTGAGAAGCTGAAAAACAGTCCATTCCCtgaatttttataattcttttataaaatgatgtatgcattttcttttttaatgcacaCTGGATTGGAGATACCAGTTCCCCTGTCTGTTCCTTTTCCAAAAGAAATGCCCTGTAGAGAATTGAAGGAACTCATTTCTACATGAGTGAGTCCTGAAGTTTCCTACTTACTGAGCTCAGAAACCCCAATAGCAATTAGAGATGACTCTTCTAAGCACAGCCCCTCCTCAGGAGGAGAGCTCCTCCTGACTCCTCTATCTCAGGAACCAGGTGCTGTAACACAGCCTCTTCAAGGTTTAACTGAAGTTTGATTTCACTGTGACTCAATAGTCAATTTTcccttttagttcttttttttttatttaaatgtatttattttaattagaggctaattactttacaatattgtattggttttgccatacatcaacatgaatccgccacgggtgtacatgtgatcccaatcctgaaccccctcccacctccctccccacttctaGTTCTTTGTTAGAATTGCAGAGAGTCAAAAGTCAGAAGAAATCTTTAAGGAGTCACTTGAGTTCCATAGTGAGTTTATATTATATCATCATTAGAGTTCAATAATATAGTTAGGTAAGAATATGTGGTCATGATTAACTtaggggaaaatatttaaaatatgttaaaagaagACTGTTGTAGCCAAAAGGAACaggttttcatttttagttaAGAAATTAGGCCATTCTGAGTCACAGTGTACGAAAACATCATAGGAAAGTTTTAGAGAAAAGGCCCATCACTACACTGTCAGGGCCGAGACAGAGAGGAGGTCTCTGTTATTTGAAGGAGGGACATGCCACCAGTTATCAGAACAGTCTCAGGAAGGGGCATATATTACTTATATGGatataagtaataaaatattgttCCTATTTAGTTTGCCCAGTGTCTGACTTGGTTGTGGTTTGCAAGTTGTGCCTGTAGGGAAGGAACTTGTCTTTTCAATTAATACTGTGCACTGTACATTGTTAATGTCATATACATGGGAACTTAGAGTTTTGAAGCAAGAATCACTTAGAGCTAACTCAGCTGTCCTCCTGAGAGCTGCATTGTAGTTCAGATCAGTGCTAAATGCCTGTAAGCAAATGAATCACCCAGGAACTTAAAAAGCAAATTCCCAGGCCCAGCCCCAAGGAATTCTTACTGTGCCAAGGGGACTCCATTCCAGGAATCTGTATCTATTGTAATGCTCTGCAGGTGAGTCTGATCATATCCAGACTTGGgagattacatttttaaagatcatCAGAGGCTCTACAACAGGATATAGAGGGCAGCATCTTTGAAGTTACTCACATACTGTGAATTTGTATGCACTGGGTCACAACATAAGTCTCATTTAATTCAGTAATAGTTTACTCCCTAACACTCTGATGTATTTATAGACAGACTTCTTCTGGTATAAAGAATTTGGATGATAAACATGCTTTTTTATACATCTTACAGAGTTAATAATACTACTGAGTTGCTAGACCATGATCATCATTGGTTGATCAAGGCCCCTGTGTTTTATTGCAGTTTGTTTCATTGTCTTTCATTGTGTTGTTGTGCTGTGTTGTGTTAATGTTGTATTTTGATGTATTATTCctgctcttccccacccacacTCCAATTTCCTTTCTCCATAGGCATCAATTCTAATGGGTTCCTGTAcattttttaatatgcatatGTCATATTGTTGCATGTGGAAGctttttacaatttatttaaatgaagTTGTGCTGCACCTCTCATTCTCTTTCCTCCCTGAACACTTTTTCAGGATGCCTGTATAGCTTTATGTACATGTAGTTCATTGCTTCTAAAATGCTACATAGTATTCCAGTGATTTCATCTACCACTTATTGCTCATGCATTTTCTCCTAtatggatgtttaggttgcttctagTTCTCCAGCATTATAAATAATACTTGTATGACTGTTTTGAGTGTGTCTTTATATACTACATGAGAATTTCTTTCcataatgtttctttctttccattacaTTCCAGGAATGTAATCCTGGGTTCATagggatatcagttcagttcagttcagttcagtcactcagtcttctccgactctttgcgaccccatgaattgcagcacgccaggcctccctgtccatcaccaactcccagagtttacccaaacccatgtccatcgagtcggtgatgccatccagccatctcatcctccgtcatccccttctcctcctgtccccaatccctcccagcatcagagtcttttccaagagtccactcttcgcatgaggtgaccaaagtattggagtttcagctttagcatcagtccttccaatgaacacccaggactgatctcctttagaatggactggttggatctccttgcagtccaaggggagtctcaagagtcttctccaacaccacagttcaaaaacatcaattcttcagcactcagctttcttcatgatgTACACCTTAATTTTATTACAATCCAGCATAGCAATACCACTTTGTACTTCCACCTGTAGTTCCCAAGAATTTCCATCATCCTACCTTCTCAGCAATGCTTGGTAGATTATACATCTTTTTAACAATTGCCATTCTAATGTATATGCAAAATGTTATCTCATCTTATAGTAATTTGCACGTCCATGGTGACTGGTGAGTTTGGGCATCTCCGCAAAGATCCATTAGCTGTTTCAGCTTTACCTTTGTATATTGCCTATTTCCatggatttgaaaataaaaatgtttcattagTCCACTGAATGTACAACAAGCTTCTATTTCACTACTCTAAAAAATGATGGgcagtcttctttggagaaaaatgtttgttgaggtcactcattatcagagaaatgcaaatcaaaaccacaatgaggtaccatttcacgccagtcagaatggctgcgatccaaaagtctacaagcaataaatgctggagagggtgtggagaaaagggaatcctcttacaccattggtgggaatgcaaactagtacagccactatggagaacagtgtggagattccttaaaaaactggagatagaactcccatacaacccagcaatcccactgctgggcatacacaccaaggaaaccaggattgaaagagacacatgtaccccagtgttcatcgcagcactgtttgtaatagccaggacatggaagcaacctagatgtccatcagcagacaaatggataagaaagctgtggtacatatacacaatggagtattactcagccattaaaaagattacatttgaatcagttctaacgaggtggatgaaactgaagcctattatacagagtgaagtaagccagaaagaaaaacaccaatacagaacactaacgcatatatatggaatttagaaagatggtaatgataaccctgtatgagagacagtaaaagagacactgatgtatagaacagtcttttggactctgtgggagagggtgatggtgggatgatttgggagaatggcattgaaacgtgtataatatcatatgtgaaatgaatcaccagtccaggttccatgcaggatacaggatgcttggggctggtgcactgggatgacccagagggatggtatggggagggaggggagaggggggttcaggatggggaacaagtgtacacccgtggtggattcttgttgatgtacggcaaaaccaatgcaatattgtaaagtaattagcctccccccaattaatataaataaatttatattaaaaaaaaaaagaaataaggcacCCTGTGCTCTGGAAAAACTGGAAGAACAGGTCCTCAGATAGACTATTTTCAGGAGACAATTTTATGAGCCCtattcttgcatcttttcatatctagaaaagcctTCATGGTGAGTGTATGCTTTTTGTGACTAGCAGTAACCTTCATATGACTAGTAGTAGCAGAAATTTTCTGCAAAaaaatgtgcttgattgcatgtactctcCCTTTactaaaattatatgtatactGACCTTCCTCCCTACCTCTTTGTAACAGTttttcagagctatctgaaatgctgtctcccaggctataatcttcattttgtcccaaataaaactgaactcacagctcaaaaaaaaaaaaaaaagatgggcagTAAAAAGTATTATTGTTGATGctgcttttgttttaaatgctCGACAACACTCTAAAATAAATGAGTCCTCAACTCATTAATGTTGTACAACCTGTTCAAGAATACATCATTCACATTTAATGTTTCGAGTGTGTGTTTGCAAAATCCTCTACAAAGTATGCTTCTCATATTTCTAGACTCCTGCTTCCTCAAGGCCAATGATTTAACTCACAGTCTTTCATCATATCTAAAAGAAGGTAagtaaactcattttttaaaaaactattcatCAAATTGTTATTTCCATTAAAACATGAGGTTtgtctctttaaaataaaaacttttaaaacctcaaatttaaaatgaagtttcCATCCTAAGTGGATTTTAAATTGATGTTTTTTAGGTCCATcttgatattaatttttatttactttaattttttcttgtttttctctggttttggGGATTTGAgttttggtcttgtttttgttgtacAGCACATTAGATGTATTGCTCTTGGAATCCAGAGAATTATATTAGTGTTCTCATCCCAAGTACCCCATCAGTTTGATGTTTGACTTGGCACAAGTTACTGAGGACTCCTCCAGGACTCTGTTTTGTtatgtgaaggacaaggaagtggGACTATGATCTTGACCCCAACTCTGAGATTCTGAAATTCTGTTCCCATGTTCAGAACTCAGACCATGGCTATTGCTCAGTCtgactttgtctttttcattgtaTGTAGACAGTAATAATTAGATTATTCATGCTAGATAGTCATTTATTGTGACCAATAATGAACTAGTTTAGATACAGTAATTTAGCATTCTTTTTTCACATTCTAACCAATTCCAATGACACTCAACTTGAGTTCATAAACCTTTCTTAGCCTCAAATACAGCAAATGTAAATGCAGGTAATAATAGAATCAGTCTCACTGGATTATTaagttttctttgtcttttttttttttttttggtacaaacTTTTTTTACTTCTAAAGCTGGTCACAGTTACTTagcatattttatgttttgtggtATAAATTAATGATGTTCCATTTTAATATCTAACATAACCAGAGAATAGTATCTGAACAATGctcattatattaaataatagtgAAGAATTGGACAATATTCAACTTTGGAGGCCTTATTTTGCTATACGTAGGGTAATGTTTTTCTTATGGTCTTTTTTCAGTCTGCCCCAAATGGGTGAAACTCCGGAAAAGCCACAGTgagaagaaatcagtcctgatgctGATTATCTGTGGCTCTGCCATCCGAGCTGTGGAGCTCATTAGGTTGGAAGCTTCACCTGTTCTATTTCGTGAATGTTTTCTGAGTAACCAATATATGCCAAGCTGATATGTTCTATTTGCTGGCAATGTAGCAATGAAGGAAATACACAGAGTTTCCTCTCTCGTAGAACTTACTCTCCAGTGAGGAAGACAGatgataaacaaataaaatacacattataATGTCAAGTAGTGATAAGTtctgtaagaaaaaaacaaatcatggCAAAGGAATAGAAGAGAATGGGGGCTGCTTTTAAAAGGATAATTGCAGAAAACCTCTCTTAGGAGACTGACATTTGGACAGAGTTGAACACAGTGAATGAGAATGCCAAGCAGATGTCTGGGAgaagagtgttccaggcagagggcataGTATATACAAAAGGCCCTGAGATGGAGTGCAGTTGGAGGAGTTGAGCAGAGGATTCACATGATCTGAATTATCATTCTAAAGGTTCACTTCGGCTCCTGTGTGGAGAACACACTTTGTGGGGGGCAAGGGTAAAAGCTGGGAGATTATACAGGCGATAACCAatttggagaaataaatgaaagaaaagtctAATTTAAAACCATATAACAAGAAAAAATAGAACACCAATGCATAAACCTCTCAAAatttagataaagaaaatattacacaAGGGATGCAGAACATCTTAAACAGAAAGGTGAACCATGTTAAATTGGAAAATTTGATGTAAATATATCTGTTTACCTAGAATAATCTACAAATTTCATAGATTTCCAATGAAACTGCTATAGTTGTTTTTAAAACTAGATAAAATAGTTCTAAATTCatataatacaaaagaaataatagctgTGGAAAGAGAATGCTAATGAAGGCCTATAGTATCCATCAGATTGTTTTATTAAGAGCCATATTGCAAAATctcaataatcaaaacagtatggaacTGGCACGTGCATGACAGGTCAGAACAGCGGAGCAGAATTATAGGTTCATAAGTAGACACATACGTATATGTACAGAATATGGCAAAAGTGACAAATGAGTAGGGAAAGATAGACTTTAATCATCAGCATTGGAACAACCAGGTAGCCATCTGAAAAAATTAACTTGGATCCACATCCCACTTCTTATACCAAGAAAAATGCCAAATGGACcaaaattttacatataaaaattacattttatagatAATTTGTAGGTACTTTACTAAGTGCTTTCACACACCTCTTCATTTACTGTAGCTTTTGTAGAATAAACAAAAAGGCTTCCACTGAATCTGTAGTAACATTCAGTATTCAAAGAAGAGCCATCAGAGTAAAATGGGATTTACTCGGACTCAACCCTCTCCCAGAGCCAGGCTCTTGCTTAGCTTTGACCAGAGATAAAACAAAGGAGAATCCAAGTcctgaagaaaaaggaacttgATCAAATAGACTAAGGTGCAAAGTAGATTCTTGGTAGTTATTTAGCCTCTATTTTTCTAAATGAAGTAATCTGACCATGAGTAGTTTTTAATGATTGTTAATAGTCCTTCAAATCCTTCTTTCCTGCTCGGCACTCGCATTAAATTGTAAAATTCCCTCTCAGTAAAACAGAAGTGTTCCTTTTTTCTGCTCTAAACATAACTGATCTTCAAGACTCCAACTGCTTTTGGACAGTTGTCCTTGCTGGCTCTGAAATCATAGGAGTTCACATTGActtttcagtgtttaaaaaacTAGCGCCGCAGAACTTACTTCAGATTCGAACACTAGTGGCAAAGGGGTTGGCCTGAAGGTGGCTTCTTAAAAACAAGTTGTCACATCAACTTGAGCACATAAATGCCTTTCTGAGGGACATAGACGCACTGTGGTGCTGTACCTCACTTGCCAATTCTCAGTGTTTTTCTGTGTCTTCAGTAATATTATGATCCATTTCAAGGTCAGGTGATTTGCAGAAGGTGATTTCTGGGCAGGCACAATGAACCCTATTCATAAAGGCAAATATTGAATAATTCTAAATTTTGTAAGATTACCTGTTCTCTTGAGAACCATAAGCTATATTAAATATGTCCCCTAAATTGTCTTCTTAGTTAACCTCACCACAGAGAAAGCTCACACGTAAGTACAGACTCAAGTGCAACAGGATTTGTGTAGAATGAGTCACCATTTGTAACTTCATATATTCCCACTGGTCAGTAATATTTCTCAAGTATAATAGTGATATATAAAGGAGAGTAATATTCCGAGCAGCATTCCCATGTTCTCATCCCAAACATCAACTAGAAGATTATTCTTTTATACCCAGTTTTACACATTTATACCCGAAGCATTTCcacatataaaattttacagATAAGCTCACTCTGCAAAGTCAATAAAAGTAGGGGGCTCCTCTGAATGCAGGGCTGAGCCCTTGGGGCAGCCACACACAGACCTCTGTACATGGCCTTGGGCTCCGGGGAGCACAGGCTGACATCAACGCTAAGATTCTCACAACCAAATTTTGGGTGAGAACTATACTGCAGAGTTTGAAGATAAATTCTCTGCCAGGGATCTAAAGTACAGAACTTTTGTCTTAAaggtgtttaaaaacaaaatccaaccAAGTAAATTAAAGGTCACATCGACTTTTTCAACAATTCGTGGATCAGGCAGCATCCCGTCTAGCTACTAGAAGGACACTCCAAGGGGTTGTGCACAGTGGAAGGTTTTTTGGAAAAAGGGTGGAGCAAGGGGACAGCAGAATGACTGGGAGAGCACACAAGAGCAGAACAACTTATTTTTAGGCCAAAACAtcttttggggtgggggaggaagcagCAAGGTTTTAGCTTCCTTTGGGGGTTGGAGAGGCCCACAGAACAGGTTGCCTTACTGGGGCTTGACCAGAAATTTCAGACTGGTTGATTAAGATTACATTTCTGAGAGAAGTGGAAACTGTAGTTAGATCAAATATTAAATCTGGGTTCAGTATCACAAGCTTTTAGCATGAGTGATGCCATATTgagactgtggttttcattttaataCCAATAAAAGGCAAGTCTACATGTTTCAATAATCAAGGAAACCTAAGTAAAGTTAACCTTGTTTCTGAAAGTTAAAAGCCAACCCAAATGCATGCCTGAATAAAGGCCACCCCACTTTTGTTCCAGAAATGGGCTGAAAATcagaatttctgtgtgtgtgtgtatacccacatatatacacacataaacgtgcaccttcttttaaataaatcaaaggGTAATACATAAGTAGTTGGCATGGTCCTGAATGAGTGAGTTTTCTTATGAGtaaatctatttcttttcattaggTCAATGACTGCATTCAAAGGAGACAGCAAAGTTATGAAATTATTCGCAAAACACATAAAGGTAAGCGAGGGCCTGTGGTTCCTGGTGAGGAGTGGAAGTGATGCCTCAGGGCCACTTCCAGGCCTCAGTTTTTTCACTTCAGCCGCTTTACCTTATCTCCTTAGCAAGTGTGTTCTTTGGTGCCTTCCTTACATATTTAACACCCAATCTGATTTTCTTTGCATTCCCTGCCTTTGTCCCCACAACAGTCACCATTCCTCTGTGCTCTGATATTCCTGTACAGAAGCTGAGGCTTAACCAGTGTTCTAGGGAGATGTTCTCTTCTGTCTTGATGTTAACCTTCTTTGCCCTGGAAGTTGACCCTAAACAGGAGTAGCTCCTTTTGCTGTTTCACTTCTGCTGGTTAGCTTTTAGTTTAAACGCTCTAAAATTGGCTGTGATTGAACTATCTAATGactcttcttttctcccttctcttccatTTTGAAATAGGTCCAGGAGCAGGTAAAATTGCTGGAGAAGCGTGTAGTACACCTGGGTGTAGGAACTCCAGGGAGGATTAAAGAACTCATTAAACAAGGTATGAGAAGAGGTAGTAATACTCCTACTTAGAGCTGAGTGTTTGCCTTACCCTGTGTGAGTCTGGAAATCACATGTGTGATGCAGTGAGACCAGACCTCTTGTTTTTAGTTAATTCAGGGTTGGAAGCTCAGCCTTTAGTCTCGAAAAACCAGCCAGCAGGTGTAGTGCAGTGGGGAATGATGAGGACTGTTGCAAACACAGTATGTGTGCCCATCTAAACACATTCACATTGCAGTTGCTTTAAGCAGGTTGGTGGATtcacagtttattacaccagtttGCAGCCTCTGGACTTTGTAAGCTAATGTGTTGAGTGTTTCCCTCTCACTTAATTGAGTCTTGGCTCCCCAAGGCTCCCATTCCAGTTGAGGGCTGGTATAGAAaatatgatgaaagaaaatgcagTTTCTATGGATGAAATTCAAGTATTCTAGAACATTTCTCATGAGTTCATTTCCTTTTAGTGCTTTACCCAGAAAGTATTCCAGATAGCATCCACTGGTGGGTTTTTATAGTTTGATGACTTTCTCAAAGCCGGTAGCCTAAAAACCTTCTGGCCTACTGATGATCTTTGTACATTTTTCTACCTGCCAGACAGATTAAAGTATTTCTCTTAAATGCTCATTTCCAAATGACTTGTTCAAAACTTTATCTTATAACTGTCTGGAGCTGTTCCTTGATTTCTGTGTGTCTAAAAGTAACGTGTTCATCAACGTAGTATCTCAGTATGGAGATGATCTTTTACCTGGAAGCGAAAAAGAGCTAAAAATACTATCGTTTCTCTCCAGATGCAAACCATGCATAAGTGAACCCACTATATGCAGAAGTCTGTGCAATTACAAGTAGCAAACTTGGTAGACCTAGACAAGGAGagggaaacaaatattttttgagttccTACTTGTACTCGGTGCTATGCTAAACACCCTTATATATCTCATTTAGTACACACAGCATCCTTGCAGGCTAGCATTCTTATTTCTTAAGAGAGAAAACTGCAGCTTAGAAGGGTTATGTAACCCCTCCCAAGACTCTCATTCTAGGCCTTCCTGATTCCAGAGGCTTTCCCCT
Protein-coding regions in this window:
- the CMSS1 gene encoding protein CMSS1 isoform X2, with product MADDLGDEWWENQPAGAASSPGASGGEGGGDTEMTQQETAPGPALSKKVKPPKECFLIQPKETNEDATKTRKRKKKKITDILAKSEPKPGTPEDLQKLMKDYYSSSRSVIELEELTLPDSCFLKANDLTHSLSSYLKEVCPKWVKLRKSHSEKKSVLMLIICGSAIRAVELIRSMTAFKGDSKVMKLFAKHIKVQEQVKLLEKRVVHLGVGTPGRIKELIKQGGLHLNPLKFLIFDWNWRDQKLRRMMDIPEIRKEVFELLEMGVLSLCKTESLKLGLF
- the CMSS1 gene encoding protein CMSS1 isoform X1, whose product is MSDRDSACWRSSEKGQEGPRRQEKDGPQGLHQAGASGGEGGGDTEMTQQETAPGPALSKKVKPPKECFLIQPKETNEDATKTRKRKKKKITDILAKSEPKPGTPEDLQKLMKDYYSSSRSVIELEELTLPDSCFLKANDLTHSLSSYLKEVCPKWVKLRKSHSEKKSVLMLIICGSAIRAVELIRSMTAFKGDSKVMKLFAKHIKVQEQVKLLEKRVVHLGVGTPGRIKELIKQGGLHLNPLKFLIFDWNWRDQKLRRMMDIPEIRKEVFELLEMGVLSLCKTESLKLGLF